The genomic interval TCGGTTTGGTCGGGTGCGACCGGgaacggcggccatggcgcgcggcgggggcggcgggtgCTGCCCGCCGATGGATCTGATGCGGTCGGAGGCGATGCAGCTGGTGCAGGTCATCATCCCCACGGAGTCGGCGCACCTCACCGTCTCCTACCTCGGCGAACTCGGCCTCCTCCAGTTGAAAGACGTAAGTCCGTATATCCGCTACCCCCGTCGATTCGGCGGCTGTTCGTGGCTGACAAATTCgccgagagagggaggggggattcGGAGTGGTGCCTGTCCCGATCGTGTCGATCTGAGGCGGGGGATCGGTTGGTAGTGCCCCGTGCTCGCGATTTCCTGGGAATTAGCGGGCGTTTCCCGTCGGCATTGTGAATTTGGGCATTGAGATTGATGTGGTGTTACGGCGTCTACTTGTTCGCTTCACTTTTTTTCGTTGAAAACCGTGATATTGTTTGCTTCACTTTTTTTCGTTGAAAACCATGATATGCAGGTTTTGCATTGGCGCGATTGGGTGACAATGTTGTTTGGAACAGAATTCACGTAGGGATACATTATTCTAATTTCGATGCAGTACAGAGTTGTCTTCTCTGTAATTCGCCCACACTAGCAATAGCAAGTTTAAAGTTACTTTTACTCTGTTAGACTGTTAGTATAAAATTGTACTCCTGTATTAGTAGATCATGGGAAATGCTGATATAGTTTGACCCTCGCAATTCTGGAACAACTCAGGATGCTGCCTTTGTTTTTTGTCCTATCCCTTAGAGGTTAAActgatgattttattttttttttcctcagctTAACGCAGACAAGAGTCCTTTTCAACGAACATATGCTGCCCAGGTACTTTGctcgtttatcttttttttatcacttaTGTTATGTTATGGCTGAGACTAATTGATAAAAAGCTTTTTACAGCATGTTGAAACTGTTATTCTCCCCTTGTTCTTATATAGCCCTTTCAGTAATGAACTAGAGTATTATctattgagatttaaaaattataagatgTGACATTGGTATAAAtgaggaaaaagtccaaatatcCCCCCTAAACTTTGAATGAAAGTCCATCTAGTACACTAaactttaaaaccggacatCTAACCCCCTGAACTTTGTAAAACTGTTCATATTTCTATCTAAAGTTTAGGATGGTATTTGGACTTTTTAAAGTTTAGGGTGCTATATGGATTTCTATCTATATAGTATATCTCATGTTCATAGTTTTCATTACCTTACTGCCTTATGTTAATTTTCCCTGTTTTCATGCTGGGATCTACTCGTTGTGCAGATAAAAAGGTGTGGTGAAATGGCTCGCAAATTAAGATTTTTCAAAGAACAAATGTCCAAAGCTGGCATATCAACTTCTGCACAATTAACTGAAATTTCGTTGGACTTTGATGATTTGGAGGTGTGTCAATCGAATGGATTTTTCCTGATTGCATGCAGAATATAAATCTAGTATTATTTTAACACTTTTGAATAACAGATAAAGCTTGGAGAACTGGAAGCTGAACTAGCTGAAGTTAATGCAAACAATGAAAAGTTAAAGCGGACCTACAATGAGCTGTTGGAGTACAGTACTGTTCTTCAAAAGGTATGACTCTGTTATCTTCAGTATACTTTCATGAATATTGTCAACATCATGTTGAACTTGAGATATAGCGTGTCTGTTAGATCTTTTGCAAACCACTTGTTTCCATTCCTGGTTCCTCACATTGTTGCCAGAACAATACTATATCAAATTGCCACTATCTTAACTCCAAATGATTTCACCCATGGGGTAATGTGCACATATTTTTACAGTACACTCTCTCTCAAGTCATGGTCATACTACACATGTAGTACCTAAGTAGCCTGTTTCTCTCGCCAATCTGCTTTTTGCTGActctttatttattattattttctttcattttcagGCTGGTGAATTTTTCTATTCGGCTCAAAGAAGTGCTGCGGCGCAACAGAGAGAAATGGAGGCAAATCAATCTGGTGAGAGTTCACTGGAGAGCCCTCTGCTGGAGCAGGTAAAACTATCATACTGCTCCCTGTACATGGACATTCATGTAGTACCATTGCCATGATGTGCCTCAAGATTGATGTTGACTTTCAAATTTTAAACACACAACATCCCATATTGTAGTAATAACTTTAATCATTCACAAATCTCAGAGCACTTTGGATTTACAGGATAGTACATGGACCATACATGCATATACGTGTGTAATTGCAACccccacctttttttttgttttctgtttgCCTCTCTGATATGATCTTGGTTACCCTTTTAGGATACGTTAACAGATGCATCAAAACAAGTGAAGCTTGGATCATTGAGTGGTCTTGTACCAAAGGAAAAGGCAATGGCTTTTGAACGCATCTTATTCCGTGCCACGAGGGGAAACATTTTCCTCAGACAAGAGTCTGTTGATGAACCTGTCACTGACCCAGTCTCTGGAGAAAAGGTTGCTGTTATATTTTCTGACGTTTACAGTGCATTTTTTGTTCTTTGTATATTCCACCATGTTGTCCTTTCAAAGTAATCTTGGTATTTGGATTATACATCTCGGTTCATTTGCGCCCTGATAAAAAGAACTTTGTTCTATGAGTGATGaagttattttttatatatcttaCTTCCTGTCTAGTCATGaagttattttattatttgttcCAACTCTAAGTCTTCATTCTTTGTATGATAACACAGGTTGCCAAAAATGCATTTGTTATTTTCTACTCTGGGGATAGAGCAAAAGCCAAAATTCTGAAGATATGTGATGCGTTCAACGCAAATCGCTACCCATTTCCAGAAGATGTTGCTAGACAATTACATGCTGTTCAGGAGGTCAGGTCTTGGAAATGTGATTTGTTAATATTCTTTGATGAAATTCTTTCTAGTATTTCGAAATTTAGATATAGTCCTGAATTGCTTTCAGAAGGTAGTGAGGATGCCAACCGTTGAGAGAATCATCTGCACGAGTTGCCCTTTATGGACATTCTTGTGCTTTGCTTGTGATATGTCCAATGTTATCATCCCTATTCTGATGTCACTGCTGTCATTTCAATTTCGAATTTGAAaaatgttaattaattattatagatTTATAATAGCTAGACTTTGTTCTGTGCCTTCCAATCATTACTTTTGCTGTTGGTGACTAATGAAAATGATTTGCTGCTATTGCATCTTGTTTGCACCATAAGGAGATATGTCATTGGGAGAAACTTGTTTTGCAGTTGTACTACTATGAATTTCAGTCAATAAACATATAAAGTCTATGCTTATGAATTTACAGGTATCTGCAAAGATATCAGAGTTAAAGGCAACAATTGACATGGGATTAGCACATCGTGACAATATATTGAAAAATATCGCGTCTGAGTTTGAGAATTGGAACCGTCTGGTAAGCTATCCACTTATGTGATAAATTCCATATGTTAGAAAATTCCGAAATCCACCAGTCAGGTCATTATTTCAGTTCTATATATATGATACTAATTAGCATACAAATGCTCTAGGCaaataaggaaaaaataatttaccaCACTTTGAACATGTTGAGTGTTGATGTGACAAAGAAATGCTTAGTTGGTGAGGGCTGGAGTCCAGTTTTTGCAACAACTCAGGTAATTGATACACCACCCTGGTGCTAACAATTTATTAGCCTACTGTTTCCATTTGTTTATTTGGGAGATTATTCTTCATGTGATCTCAATGATTTACAACTTTATTTTGCAGATCCAAGATGCGCTCCAGCGAGCTACTCTTGATAGCAAATCCCAAGTTGGTTCAATTTTTCAAGTTCTCAACACAACAGAATCTCCCCCGACATATTTCCAGacaaataagttcacttcgGCTTTCCAGGAAATTGTTGATGCATACGGGTATGTTTCAGAGGGCTCTGAGATGCTACTTTTGGtttctcttttggctttggaactgaaaataatatattttcttttgggtTGTTCCAAGTTGTTTATAGCACCATGGGATATGAGACTTCTATTATTGTCCCCCCGCTTTTGGTTTCATCTCAGAAATGATGCTCTTTTCACCATTCTTTTGCTGGACTCACTATTTTCATGTGAAATCGACAAACTTTTGGTTCgcttaaagaaaagaaaggaaaattgCCATAATTCACTGTTCCTCTTCAATAGGCAAAGACATGCCATCATTCCCTGTTATTTGCTCCTCAATTGTGCATTCTAAGTGAAACATTTCCTTTTTTGTTTCCCTTTTGTGGACATGTCTACCACGTTGAAATCATTGTGTTCATATTGTCAAAGAAGCACTTAAACTTGCAATAGGAATTTCCAGAATTTTTGTGCTTATgggaaatatattattttatttgaataaaattaGCATTGACTCCTGAAAAATCAATAAAGAGCTTGCTGTTTGTTTGGGCCAAATGGTTTAGTTAGGAACTGCTAACTTTGTATTACATCTGATACAGGATAGCCAAATATCAAGAAGCAAACCCTGGTGTATTCACTATTGTCACTTTTCCTTTCTTATTTGCTGTCATGTTTGGAGATTGGGGACATGGAGTTTGCATATTGGTTTCGACACTCTATCTGATAATCCGAGAGAAGAAATTTGCTTCACAGGTTTGCATACTGGTCATCATTTTACTATTGTGTTGACAATCAGTTTGAGGACTTTGTTCTTTGGAATATGTAGTAGTGATCCCAAAGAGTTTAGAGCAAGTATTTAGATTCTGAAAGCCCCAAAAATTTACATATGTGATAAAGCTGTATCTGATGTCTGTTTCTTATTGCAGAAACTTGGAGACATAATGGAGATGATGTTTGGTGGGCGCTATGTAATTATGATGATGGCACTCTTTTCAATCTATACAGGATTAATATACAATGAATTTTTCTCTGTTCCATTTGAGCTTTTTGGTAAATCTGCTTATGCATGCCGTGATCCTTCTTGTGGGTAAGAAAAAGTTTCAAACAAAACCACGTTTTTATCCctttaaaaaagaatatttatGCATACTTATCGTTTGTCTTGTGGATTTAGAGATGCTGCAACAGAAGGATTACTCAAGGTAAGACGGACATACCCTTTTGGTGTGGACCCTGTATGGCATGGCAGCCGCAGCGAGTTGCCGTTTCTCAACTcactgaagatgaagatgtcAATTCTTCTTGGAGTTGCACAAATGAACCTTGGAATTGTGATTAGTTACTTTAATGCGAAATTCTTCAGGAACAGTGTTAATGTGTGGTAAGTTTATTGTCTCGTGTTGAATGCCCTTTTATGTAACACTCTAATTTGAGATGAGATTATGACCAGATTATTCTTTATTGCTGCTGTATGCTTTTGTAACAGGTACCAGTTCATCCCCCAGCTGATCTTCTTGAACAGCTTATTTGGTTACTTATCCATGCTCATCATTATCAAGTGGAGCACGGGGGCAAAAGCAGATCTGTACCATACTATGATATATATGTTCCTCAGTCCAACAGATGAACTTGGGGAGAACCAATTATTTCCTGGACAGAAAACAGTGCAGGTCCGTATTCGTTATTGTTATGCAGAATTGCAGACTATGACATGAACTTGTGGataaatactaaaattttctcCATTTCTTATGCAGCTTGTTTTACTTCTGCTTGCTCTGGTGTCTGTTCCCTGGATGCTGATCCCAAAGCCATTTTTCTTGAAGATGGAGCATGAGCGAGTAAGTTGTATATGATATTTCAAATTCTATTGCTGTTTACGTGTTGAATTACTAATGTGCTGACAATACTTCTGTTTGATTCTATCAGAGGCATCAAGGACAACAATATGCAATGCTTCAGAGCACAGATGACTCAGTGGTAGCGGAGATGGGACATCATAATGGCTCGAACCACCATGAGGAGTTCGAGTTCAGTGAAGTTTTTGTTCACCAGTTGATCCACACAATTGAGTTTGTTCTTGGGGCAGTCTCAAATACAGCCTCATATCTTCGTCTCTGGGCTCTCAGGTACTTCTAGACATTCAGCATCACCGCATTACTTTGAACAGCCTTACTCCCTCATCATCCCACTTTTGATCTATAACAATGCACTCCTTGTTAGCCACTAATAATCGATTAAATTGTATTCTTTATACAGTCTTGCACACTCGGAGTTGTCAAGTGTATTCTATGACAAGGTTCTCCTCCTAGCTTTCGGGTAAGAACTAAGAAgcctccctctccgcctcctctccttttctcccTATCTATGTAGCCGCTATCTGGAGCTCATTTTTATGTGCCTTCTTGTAGGTACAACAACATTCTTATCCGCATCGCTGGCATTACCATCTTCATCTGTGCGACAGTTGGTGTCTTGCTTGTTATGGAGACCCTAAGTGCATTCCTTCACGCCTTAAGGCTACATTGGGTGGAGTTCCAGAACAAATTCTATGAGGGCGATGGATACAAGTTTGCGCCCTTCTCTTTCGCACTGATCAGTGAAGAGGAAGACTGAGTTTGCGCAATTATTGCATCTATTGTAGCGTGTAATTTCTTGGGGCGTCCTTTTTTCTCAAAGCGTCAAGTATTTATCACGGAAGAATCATAAACCTCCAGTTTGTTCCTTCATCAGGAAAGGGACTAGCAGCATCATTTTTTGCTTTGCTACGAATGATTCGTGGCAAGATGATTTTTTGGGTGGCCGTTGGCACATCGGGTGGCATCACCCTTATTTTGGTGTAAGGCTAATAAATAATAAGTAAATTCTGCACTCGGGTTGCCATTTGGGCAATTAGTTTTCTGCACATAAATAAACATTGTATCAAATGTTAATATTCCATTGGGTTCTTTTATTGTCAATAAAGAGTGCGGCCTACATTCTTTAAAAGGTTTGTAGAATTGTAGGAACTTGGAATTTGTCTGGAGGTTTGTAGAATTTTCTACCTGTTATTTGTGAACGGTAAAGGCAATGAGCAATTTTGTTAAGCTGGCCCGTTTATATATTATTGATTCAGTAGTCTGAAATCAATGAAACATGTATGAGTATTTCCCCTAGTTTCATGCCTAATCTCATGCTCAAATCAGCCCTGTTTTTCATAATCAATATATAATACGAACGGAAAGAAAATATCTACATGATAAAACTCTTGCGGTAACATTGTCATCCATGCAAgaccaaagaaaagaaaacactaCACTGATAAACCTTGTTATAAGTTGTAACATCCATGCAACGCAAGCCAAAGATTATCGTTGATTATGGGAAACCAATGCCTATCACTAGTGATGTACTAAGCTCCCAATTTCGGGAAATTTATTCGTCAATGGTGGGCACGCTGCTGGCGCTGCGCCTGGCGCTGCTGAACGGGCCAGTGACGGTCCGGCCGACGAACTTGCCAGCCTTGCTGAGGCCGGTGCCGAACGCTCCGATGCCGCTGCCCACGGCGCCGATGCCCGTGCCGACCAGCCCCacgccggagccggcggcggtggcgcccgcTCCGGGCGCGGCGGCTCCCGCAGCGACGCCCGCCCCAGCCGCGGGGGTCACCGTGGACgtcacgccgctcgccgcgtcCGCGGCGCCGCTGacggccgccgtctcctccttgGTCTTCCGCCGCTCCTCCACCGTCTTCTTCTCCAGCTCCAGCGCCTCGAGCGCCTCCGCCTTGGTGAACGGGTGGTACAGCACCTGCGTATTATCACGACGGTCAGCGTCGAACACCTTCGCGTCTCTTGTCCCAAGAACCCAAGACGCGCCGCCGTGTGGACATGAGCTCACCTTGATGGTGAGCACGCCCCTGTCCTTCTTGTCCTTGACCTTGGTCGTGTCCAGCGACGACAGCAGCTGCAGGTTGATCTCCTGCACGGACTCCATCTCCAGGTCGTTCAGGGGCAGCTTGGCTATGCCCAGCCTCTTGTCTTGCTTCAGCTTGTCCTCATCGAACACCTGCAGAGCAGAACAATTTCAGACCCCCCAAAAAGAAACTAAATTCTCCATGTGTTCGATCAAAGCTTGAGCTGGGGAAATGCACCTGAAGGATCAGATGCTGCGTCTCCTTGTCCTCGGCGATGAGCGAGAACGTCTCGTTCCACTCGGGGTTGAGGTTGTCGTCGATGACGCTGGTCTTCTCCTTGAACATTGGGCGGATGTACAGCACCACGTACGGGTCAGACTTGCCGATCAGCTCCTTGTTCTTGAGCGACTCCGCGCGCACCACGGTCACCGTCAGCTTCCCATGCGGCTTCAGCTCAAGGTCACTGCAGAAGAGCTCGAACGGCAGACAGATCAACAAACTAGGTTCAAACAAaggcttttattttcttttttggaagaaaatttcCTGTGACAAATTCAGTTGAGCTCTAAAAACACTGCAAAATTGGGCAGGTCATGCGAACCTTACGTCGACGTCGACTCCGCCCAGTGGGACGACGATTCTGTGTGGCCATTGGAGCATGTCAGCGATCAAAGATGCCACGGTGTCCTACACAAGGCAAATGAAAAAAACTTCACATTTCTCCAGACATAAACAGTTAAATTTCTACTATTTGACAATGCAGGTAAATGCATCAGATGACATACGTCGATCATATCTGAAAGACCAGGCATTGCTGTCAGGCTTCCTCCGACAGCCTTCAGTATGTAGTCGATCCTTG from Oryza glaberrima chromosome 3, OglaRS2, whole genome shotgun sequence carries:
- the LOC127766198 gene encoding V-type proton ATPase subunit a3-like isoform X2 produces the protein MARGGGGGCCPPMDLMRSEAMQLVQVIIPTESAHLTVSYLGELGLLQLKDLNADKSPFQRTYAAQIKRCGEMARKLRFFKEQMSKAGISTSAQLTEISLDFDDLEIKLGELEAELAEVNANNEKLKRTYNELLEYSTVLQKAGEFFYSAQRSAAAQQREMEANQSGESSLESPLLEQDTLTDASKQVKLGSLSGLVPKEKAMAFERILFRATRGNIFLRQESVDEPVTDPVSGEKVAKNAFVIFYSGDRAKAKILKICDAFNANRYPFPEDVARQLHAVQEVSAKISELKATIDMGLAHRDNILKNIASEFENWNRLIQDALQRATLDSKSQVGSIFQVLNTTESPPTYFQTNKFTSAFQEIVDAYGIAKYQEANPGVFTIVTFPFLFAVMFGDWGHGVCILVSTLYLIIREKKFASQKLGDIMEMMFGGRYVIMMMALFSIYTGLIYNEFFSVPFELFGKSAYACRDPSCGDAATEGLLKVRRTYPFGVDPVWHGSRSELPFLNSLKMKMSILLGVAQMNLGIVISYFNAKFFRNSVNVWYQFIPQLIFLNSLFGYLSMLIIIKWSTGAKADLYHTMIYMFLSPTDELGENQLFPGQKTVQLVLLLLALVSVPWMLIPKPFFLKMEHERRHQGQQYAMLQSTDDSVVAEMGHHNGSNHHEEFEFSEVFVHQLIHTIEFVLGAVSNTASYLRLWALSLAHSELSSVFYDKVLLLAFGYNNILIRIAGITIFICATVGVLLVMETLSAFLHALRLHWVEFQNKFYEGDGYKFAPFSFALISEEED
- the LOC127766198 gene encoding V-type proton ATPase subunit a3-like isoform X1; this translates as MARGGGGGCCPPMDLMRSEAMQLVQVIIPTESAHLTVSYLGELGLLQLKDLNADKSPFQRTYAAQIKRCGEMARKLRFFKEQMSKAGISTSAQLTEISLDFDDLEIKLGELEAELAEVNANNEKLKRTYNELLEYSTVLQKAGEFFYSAQRSAAAQQREMEANQSGESSLESPLLEQDTLTDASKQVKLGSLSGLVPKEKAMAFERILFRATRGNIFLRQESVDEPVTDPVSGEKVAKNAFVIFYSGDRAKAKILKICDAFNANRYPFPEDVARQLHAVQEVSAKISELKATIDMGLAHRDNILKNIASEFENWNRLANKEKIIYHTLNMLSVDVTKKCLVGEGWSPVFATTQIQDALQRATLDSKSQVGSIFQVLNTTESPPTYFQTNKFTSAFQEIVDAYGIAKYQEANPGVFTIVTFPFLFAVMFGDWGHGVCILVSTLYLIIREKKFASQKLGDIMEMMFGGRYVIMMMALFSIYTGLIYNEFFSVPFELFGKSAYACRDPSCGDAATEGLLKVRRTYPFGVDPVWHGSRSELPFLNSLKMKMSILLGVAQMNLGIVISYFNAKFFRNSVNVWYQFIPQLIFLNSLFGYLSMLIIIKWSTGAKADLYHTMIYMFLSPTDELGENQLFPGQKTVQLVLLLLALVSVPWMLIPKPFFLKMEHERRHQGQQYAMLQSTDDSVVAEMGHHNGSNHHEEFEFSEVFVHQLIHTIEFVLGAVSNTASYLRLWALSLAHSELSSVFYDKVLLLAFGYNNILIRIAGITIFICATVGVLLVMETLSAFLHALRLHWVEFQNKFYEGDGYKFAPFSFALISEEED
- the LOC127766199 gene encoding calcium-dependent lipid-binding protein-like, translating into MGFISGVVMGMIIGVALIAGWSRAMARRAAKRSAKAADVNALASLDREDVKKICGENLPEWVSFPEYEQVKWLNKQLSKLWPFVEEAATMVIRDSVEPILDDYRPAGISSLKFSKLSLGTFPPKIEGIRIQSFKKGQITMDVDFRWGGDPNIVLAVDTLVASLPIQFKNLQVYTIIRVVFQLCDEIPCISAVVVALLAEPKPRIDYILKAVGGSLTAMPGLSDMIDDTVASLIADMLQWPHRIVVPLGGVDVDVSDLELKPHGKLTVTVVRAESLKNKELIGKSDPYVVLYIRPMFKEKTSVIDDNLNPEWNETFSLIAEDKETQHLILQVFDEDKLKQDKRLGIAKLPLNDLEMESVQEINLQLLSSLDTTKVKDKKDRGVLTIKVLYHPFTKAEALEALELEKKTVEERRKTKEETAAVSGAADAASGVTSTVTPAAGAGVAAGAAAPGAGATAAGSGVGLVGTGIGAVGSGIGAFGTGLSKAGKFVGRTVTGPFSSARRSASSVPTIDE